The sequence AGCTGCTGGCCAAAAAACTCGGTTAGGCTGAAGCGCCATATCTCGCAAAAACAAAACGGGCGGCCCAAGGGTCGCCCGTTTGCGTGTGAATCCGTCTTTCTGCATCCGGTCGCACGAATGATACCTTCCAGCGCATCAAGGCCCACTGTCGGCGGGGCCGAGGGCCATGCCGGCAGTGGGCCGCAGGCCGCATCGGGACTTCCCGGACTCCTACCGCTGCATCAGGGCCGCCGTGAGTTGCACTGCTTTTACCATGTCGTCGACGCGGATGAATTCATCCGTGGTGTGCACCCGGCTCATGCCGATGCCCAGGTTGATGCAGGACAGGCCCTGGCCGGAGAAGATGTTGGCGTCGCTGCCGCCGCCCGTGCCCTTGACCGCCGCGGTCAGGTTCAGGTCGTTACAGGCGTGCAGGGCACGGTGCAGCAGTTTGCTATCGGCGGGAACGTCCATGGCCGGGTAGGAGATTTCGTGGCTGAAATCAAAATTTCCGCCCAATTCCTGGGCCGCTTCGACGCAACACAGGCGCATGTGCTCGATCTGGGCCATGAGCCTGGCGTTGCTGTGCGATCTGGCCTCTCCGGTCAGGGTCACGCAGTCCGCAACGATGTTGGTTTGTCCTCCGCCCTCGATGCGTCCAAGATTGGCGACCGTCTCCTCGTCGATGCGCAGAAGCTTCATGCGGCTGACCGCGTTGGCCGCCATCTGGATGGCGCTGATCCCTTTTTCCGGTTCGATGCCGGCATGGGCCGCGCGGCCGTGAAAGGTAATGGTCATGCCGGCCTTGGATGGCGCGCGGACAATAATGGTGCCAACCTCCCCGCTTGAATCAAGGACGATGACGTCCCTGGCTTTGATCCGCGAAAAGTCCAGGTGCTTGGCTCCGAACATCCCGGCCTCTTCACAAACCGTGAAGAGCAGGAAAAGTTCGGGATGGGGGATGCCGTCTTCCTCAAGGTGGAAAAGGGCTTCCAGAATGGCGCTGATACCGGCCTTGTCGTCGCCGCCGAGGACCGTGTTCGTGGCGGAGCGGATGACGCCGTCGGTCAGGACGGGCTCAACGCCTATGCAGGGATCGACGCAGTCCATGTGCGCGGAAAAAGCCATGGCGTCGCCGGGGCCGGTGGCGGGAACGCGGACGATGACGTTGCCCGAGTTGCCGCCGAAAAAAGAGCCGGCGTTATCAACGTGAACATCATAGCCCCGGGCGCTGAGCAGGGCGCACAGGTGGTCGGCCACGGGTTTTTCCTGGCCGGAGGGGCTGTCGAGGCGGACCAGGTCGAGAAATGTGTTTGTCAGTCGCTCTTTATGTATCATGGGAATGAGATTCCTTGTGGATGGGAGTTGCCGATATCATTGCTTTTTGATTAGAAAAGGTCAACAAGCCAGAAATGAATCGGCAATGTCCGGGCTCAAGTCAATCTCTATAAACTCGGAGCATTCAACAGGATATTCAATAAAACAGGGAGATCTTTATGCGTGGAGAGAACACGGTAGAAACACACAGCACGTTCATGGGCTATCTGCTCTGGGTTTTCGGATTTACGGGAGCGCATCGCTTTTATTATGGTCGGCCCATTTCCGGGACGATCTATTTTTTCACCCTGGGCCTTCTTCTCATCGGCTGGATTGTCGACCTTTTTCTCATCCCGTCCATGGAACGCACGGCTGCGCTGCGATTTCGGGCCGGGCGCATCGATTATTCCCTGGCCTGGATTCTGCTCACATTTTTGGGCGTTCTGGGCGTACACCGCATGTATATGGGCAAGTGGATCACGGGAATCCTCTACATGCTGACCGGAGGTTTTTTTCTGATCGGCTATATCTATGATTTCTGGACATTGAACGATCAGATCACGGTCCTGAACGCTACCAACGGCTGACAGGCGGTATTCTATTCCTGCCTTTGGCGGTGCCTGAGAACCATTTGCGGGCCAGGGCGCTCAGTTCTCCCTCGGACTGCATTTCCAGGAGCGCCTCGTTTATCCTCTTGAGCAGCTCAGGTTGCCCTTTGCGCAGTGCGATGGCCACTTCGGAGCCCGGGTCCGGATTCATGAGCATCCGGATTTTGAGGCCGCGCTGCCTGGTCAGATATTTGCCGACTTCCAGTGGCATGATGGCCGCCGCGGTTTCTCCACGCGCCAGAAGGTCCATGGATTCTTCTTTGGTCTTGGCCTGCATGATGCGGATTTTGTGATGGATGCCTTCCTTTTTCCACAGCAGTTCCACAAAGGAGTGCCTGTCCCCGGTTATGACCAGGCCGAAAAGGTCTTCAACGCTGGTGGCGGTGCTGTTTGCGGCGACAAAGACCACGTCATGGCGTTTGGCGTAGGGCGCTGAGAATTCGAAATATTCGTGGCGGAATGCGTTGATTTCCATGCCCACGATCAAGTCTATCCGGCCGAAGAGCAGCATGTTCACGACATTGTCCCAATCTCCCTGCTCGAAACGGGCCGGCGTATCAAGCCGGGCGCAGACGGCCTTTGCCACATCGACGTCGAACCCGGCGGGCTCTCCATCAATGGCAAATTGATATGGCGGAAAGCCCGTCGCGACCCCGCAGGTCAAATGCTCCTGAGCCAGGCCAAGGCCGGTGCTTAGAAAGAGGGTCAGGAGAAGAAGGGGCAAAATCCGTATCATGGATGCTCCGCATGAAAAGAAGGATACGATTACAACCCCTTTATCTGAGTTGCGGTGTTTGAACAAGATCGGAACTCAAGATTGTTCGTTCTGCTCCGTGCCGCCCCCTGAAAAAGAAAAACCCGGCCGGGCCGGGTTTGCGTCTTAGTCCTGGTCGGGATTGAGTATCTTCTTGTCGAGCACGAAGACCGCTCCAATGAGCAGAAGAACGAACACGATGAAGGAGAAAAAGCCGAACCCTCCGGAGGAAGGGGCTTCCGCCGCTTCGGCATGCCCTTCGGCCGCGGCCTTTTCCACGGTCGGGTCCGCATGGGCGGCGTCCGCCTGTTCGGCTGGCGCCTGCTCGGCCGGAGCGTGGGCATCCTTTGCCGGTTCTGCGTGCATGGCGGGTTCGGCGTGGACCGGGGGCGTCACTCCGCCCAGGAGCTCGGTCTGGTTGGGATGAGCGCCCAGAATGTTCACCTTGCCGGTGAGGATGTCGTACACGGCTCCAATCACGATAACCCGGCCGTCCTTGGCCCGGTCGGCGATAGCGTGGCTGGTGTCGAGCAGGTCTTCGATGGCCTGCCAGACATTGGTCTCGATGGCCTGGACGATGAGTTCGGGAGTTTCGGCATCCGGGTGATCATGGCGAGCCTTATCCACCGCAGGCACGATGTTGTCGACCAGGGCGGGAATGCTGCCATGGACCTCGGCCCCCGTGGTCACGGCCGTGACGGCGCCGCAGTAGGAGTGTCCGAGCACCATGAGCACCGGCGTGCCGAGATGGTCCACGCCATATTCGGCGGACCCGATTTCGTCCGTGTCGGCCACGTTGCCGGCGACCTTGATCACAAACAAGTCTCCAATCCCTTGATCGAAAAGGATTTCAACCGGGACTCTCGAATCGGAGCAGGCGATGACCGTAGCGAAGGGGGCCTGTCCTTCCGTGGTGGTTAGCAGACGCCTGGAAAAACTGGTGTTGGGGTGGGTCGATTGGCCCAGGGCGAACCGCAGGTTTCCTTCGGTGAGCATCTTCAATCCATTTTCGGGACTTACGGGATGAGCGCCAGGAGATGACGCCATGACCGAAAGCGGAGCAAAGACAAGCAGAAAGACCAGGACAAGACGTTTGATGAACATGGTGAACCCCTGATTGAAGGTTTGAGGTGAGCAGCCGTGGCTGCGATCTTGCGAATATAGTATACTTGGGAAAATATTCTCAAATTTAGCGTAGCTTCAAGCATATTTCAAGAAGTGTTGTAATCGAAAGTTTCTTTTTGTCAGAGGACCTTGCGTGCCGATAAAAAAACGGCGCGCGGCCGAAGCCGTGCGCCGTGTGAGAGCGATGTGCATCCTGTTGCGATCAGCCTTTGAGCACAGTCTTGTCCATGAACACAATCACTCCGATAAGGGCGGCGATGAATACAAGGACAAGCATGAAGCCGGAGCCTCCGGATTCCTGCGCGGTCTGGGCGTCGCCTGCGGCTGCGCCGTGGTCTGTTTCGGCGGGAGCTGCGTGGTCTTCTGCCTGGGCGGCGTCTTCCTTGACGACGGCTTCATGGGATTCGGCGTCCTGACTTTCTTCCACCGCAGGAGCCGAAGTCGTCTGCGTCTCGGCCACGGCTTCGGTTTCGGGCGCGATTTCTGCCGCTGTTTCAGCCGCCACTTCGGTCTCCCCGGAAGGCAGCGTGAGTAGGTACTGTCCGACCAGAATCTGCAGTTCGGGGTGTGTGCCAAGAATCGTGACGGCTCCGCTCTGCGCGTCGACCACTGCGCCCACGACGGAAATCTGGCCCTTCAATACCGCATGGATCAGGTCTGGAGAGGCCACCAGCGTGTTGGCGTAGACCGCCCACACCGCTTCTTCTTCCAGCCCAAGAACGACAATCAGGGGGACGTTTATGTCCGTGCCCTGCACCGCAAGGCCGGTCTTGGGCCCAAAACCGCCTTCGGGCTTGACTACGGCGAGCTTTGGCTCGACCAGACCGAAAAGGTCGGTCACCGGTGCGGAGATGGCCGGATCGGCGATGACGATGGCCACGGGCGCCGGTTCCAGGCTTTGCTCCAGAACGAACTTTTCATTGCCCAGGGCCAGCGCCTTGAGGGCGGCTTCGGGAGCGGCGGCCAGAGCGGACGCGGCAACGGCACAAAAGAGTACCGTCAGGGAGAGGATTCTTTTCATGTACGGTTTCCTTATAGAATGAAGTTTGTGGTCTCAGGGAGTGTCCGGGCCCGTATCATCCCCGGAGCATAATCCTTGTTTGTACGCTTCGATGGCGTCCTTGTGCGCGCTGGCCAAGACGTCGCTCCCGCAGTACCTGCAGGAGATGCGCGCCACGGCTCACCTGCCCCTGATCTGCGCCGGTTTGCCGCAGATCGGGCAGGGAATGTCGAGGTTTTCGCGGGACTGGTCCGAACGCATTATTTTTCCAATTGCTGAATGCCTTCCACGACCCAGTGCTTGGCGCCGCCGGTTTCGTAGCGGCTGAAATGCCACGCTTCGCGGACCTGTTCCGCCGGAGCCGAAGTCGAATCCTCGCGCAGCATGGTATCGAAGAGAACCGTGGCGATGGTCTGGTTGCCGACGGCTTTAACTTCAAGCAAGGATGCTTCAAGAAACAGGATCTCCGTCTTGCCGGGATTGGGGTCCGCTTCGGCCTGGGACTGGATTTCAGCGAAAACCTCCGTGGAGGTGAACTGGCGCAGATCATCAAGGTCGCGGGCATCCCATGCGGCCTGCAAGCGGGTGTAAGCGGCCTTGGCGCCGTCCAGAAATTCCCGGGCGTCAAATCCCGCAGGATACTCCGGGGTCGAAGTCGATGTATGGTTCTGTGCGGTGCGCAGGTTGTCCCATGCTCCGCGATTCATGTCATGCGTCTGGGAAGGTCCTCCGGCAGTCTGAGCGGCGGGTTGCCTGCTACGCAGAAAACGCATCAGCAAGAAGAGGCCGCCGCCGATGAGCAGAATATCCATAAAGCCAATGCCGGAAAACGCTCCGCCAAAAAAGAGGGAACCAAGCAGTCCGCCCATGAGCATTCCGCCGAGCATTCCGCCGAACATCCCGCGTCCGCCCATGGGGGCAGCGCCGGGAGCTGCCTGCTGTGAGGGGGTGGAGGTTGGAGCCGCGGGCTTTTGGTAACTTTTGGAATAGGATGGCTTGCTCCCGAAGGAGCCGCCGCCGCCCATGCGTCTTGCGTCGGCCAGATCGGGCATGGTCAACAGAATAAGGCCCAGGCTGAGAATGATGGCTCCCAGGAATGAGAATTTTGTCACAAGTCCTCCTTGATGAGTTTGATCCCGTAACCGATATGGGGACGGGAAGGAAACTGGAAACATGAATGCGCGTTATCTGTAAATATAATGGCCCGATGCGAATAGGAAAGGGCTGCGCGCGTGGAAGAAGGGCCAAATATAAAAAAAAAGGCAGGAGCGAAAAAATTCGCACCTGCCAGGGAAGCCGGGTACCCGAAAACAACTGTTACCGCTGCTTCCTTTCGGACCTGACGGGGTTGGCAGCGTTTCCGCCACCCGGCTTCCCTTTCATTTTTCAATATGGCGGAGAGGAGAGGATTCGAACCTCCGGTACCCGTTGAGGTACACACACTTTCCAGGCGTGCGCCTTAAACCAGACTCGGCCACCTCTCCGCGTTCGGGAAAAACGTTCCTATGTCAGTGCACTTGGTTTGGCAAGGGAAAAATTGGCGGAAATTGCAAATTCAAATTCTTCAAGGCCACGAGGCGAGATTATGTTCCGGTATTGACAGTTTTCAGATTGAAAGCATATTTTGAATGTACAATGATGGCATAAAATGGAGGCACCATGAAGACCTTGAGTATCCGCGGCGTGGATGAGGATTTAGGTAAACTCATCAAGATTGCAGCAAAAAAAGAAGAAAAAAGCGTCAATAATTTCGTGTTGGATGTCCTGCGCAAACAGGTCGGAACAGGCAAGGAGAAGCGATTTTCGCGGGAGTGGCATGACCTGGACAGCCTTTTCGGCTCGTGGAGCGCCGAGGAATATGCCGACATCCAGGGCAGGATCGATGCGCAGAGACAGGTCGACGATGAGCTTTGGAAATGAACAGAATACTGATCGACACCAATATTTATTCCGGAGCGTTGCGCGGCGATCAGGAGCTTATCCGGGTTTTGCGGGGAGCCGAACACATTGGCCTGAGCGCCATATCCCTGGGCGAGCTTTTTTCGGGGTTCAAAGGGGGAAACAGGGAGGAGGAGAACAAAAGGGAACTCGGCATATTTCTCGATTCTCCACGGGTGGCGCTGTATCCGGTGGACGAGTACACCGCCGAGCATTATTGCTCCATTCTCGATCAACTGCGCCGTAGCGGCACGCCCATACCCACCAATGACATCTGGATAGCGGCTATAGCCTTTCAACACGGATTTGCGCTGTTCACGCAGGACCGGCAATTTTCAAAAATTGAAGGCCTGCTGCTCCGCTAGGCCTACACAACATTTTCACCTGCTTTGTCACGAGATGCATCCCGGAGAGATTTCTCCGGTGCGTGCAACGCGCTGTTTCGACGAAACCATTCACAGTTGCTGCCTTACCCACGCCTGGATTTGACCTGCGGGCATGGCTCCGGCCGTGCGTGCGGTCTCTTTGCCATGTCGGAAGAGGACCAGACTTGGCACGGACTGGATGTTGAAACGTGAGGGGACGGCGCGCTGGGCTTCGGTGTCCATCTTGGCCAGGATCACCTGCCCTTGAAGGGCCGCCGCAGCCTCGGTAAAGGCTGGCGCCATCATCTTGCACGGCCCGCACCAGGGCGCCCAGAAATCTACCAGCACAGGCAGAGCGGAACGGGAGACGAACCGCTCGAAAGTCTGGTCCGTAAGTTCGATCGGATGGGCGGGCAGAAGGGGGGTCGCGCATTTCGCGCAGACCGGGTTCTGGCGGATGCGTTCGGTCAGGACGGCGTTGATGGTCCGGCAGTTTGGGCAGACGGCATGTATTTTTTCCATGAGGTTGGCCTCCGGTTTGTGGTGGGTTAGAACGTATTGAGAATAAACATTATTAGGCGCAGGGCAAGGTGATGAAAGAAGATGGGGATGAGTTACGGCACGCGAGCCGTTGTCAGCGTGGCCCTCAGCACCGTTCCAACTCCCCTCCTGCCAAGGAGGGGTGCCCGAAGGGCGGGGTGGTTGCCTCTTGCTCAGTGGGCGACTCGAAGAGAGACGAGGCGCCCAACAATAAAAAACCCTCCAATCGGAGGGTTTTTTATTGTTGGGCGTGGTCATGGGCTTTAGATGCCCATGATGTTGTATCCCGAGTCCACGTAGATGACCTCGCCGGTGATGGCGCGGGACAGGTCCGAGGCCAGGAAGAGGCCGGTCTTGCCTACGTCTTCCTGGATGATGTTGCGGCGAAGCGGGGCGCGTTCCTCGATGGTGGCCAGGATGGTCTTGAAGCCGGAGATGCCGGACGAGGCCAGGGTCTTGAGCGGCCCTGCGCTGATGGCGTTGACGCGGATGCCGCGCTCGCCCAGGTCCATGGCCAGGTAGCGCACGCTGCACTCCAGCGCGGCCTTGGCCACTCCCATGATGTTGTAATTGGTGATGACCTTTTCCGCTCCGTAGTAGGTCATGGCCATGACCGAGCCATTGTCGTTCAGCAGAGGGTCAAACGCCTTGCACAAGGCCACCAGCGAGTAGGCGGAGATGTCCATGGCCAGATGGAACCCTTCGCGGGAGGTGTCCACATAGCGGCCTTTCAGATCGTCGCGATTGGCGAAGGCCACGGAATGAACGAGGATGTCGAAATTGCCCCATTTCTCCTTCACGATCTCGGCGGACTCGGCGATGGCCGCGTCGTCGGCCACGTCGCACTGAAACATGAATTCACTGCCGAGTTCCTCATGAATAGGCTCGACTCGTTTCTTGAGCGCCTCTCCTGCGTAGCTCAGCGCGATGGACGCGCCGTTGTCCTTGAGCTCCTTGGCAATGGCGTAGGCGATGCTCTTGTCGTTGGCCACGCCGAAAATCAGGGCTTTCTTCCCTTGAACGAGCATGGATTTTCTCCGGTAATGTTTGCGCCTTACGGCAATTGCAAAGGGGAACCCGTCAGCAGTTCAAAGGCTTCCAGGTATTTCTTCTGTGTTTCGGCGATGACTTCGGCGGGCAGCGCCGGGGGCGGAGGGGTCTTGTCCCATTCCGTGCTGCTCAGCCAGTCGCGCAGATACTGCTTGTCGAAACTTGGTTGTGACTGGCCCGGGACGTACCTGTCCGCAGGCCAGAAACGGGAGGAATCCGGGGTCATGACCTCGTCGATGAGCAGGATGTCCTTTTCGTTCAGTCCGAACTCGAACTTGGTGTCGGCGATGATGATGCCGCGCTGCGCAGCCAGATCGCGTCCGCGTGAATAAATGGCCAGGGACAGTTCCTGGATCTTTTTGAGCAGCCCTTCACCGATGCGGGATTTGGCGTCGGCCAGGGTGATGTTTTCATCGTGCGCGCCGAGGTCCGCCTTGGTGGACGGGGTGAAGAGCGGAGTTTCCAGTTTGGCGGAATCGACCAGCCCGGTGGGAAGCTTGTATCCGCAGACCGATCCGGTGGCCTTGTAGTCTTTGAAGCCCGAGCCGGTCAGATAGCCGCGCACAATGCACTCGATGGGCAGGGGCTTGGCCTTGCGGACCACCACGGCCCGGCCTTCCAGTTCATCCGCGTATGGGGCCAGGGCGGCGGGAAAGTCACGCACGTCCGTGGCCAGAAGGTGGTTGGCGGCCAGGTCCTTGAAGGCGTCCATCCAGAAGAGGGTGATCTGATTGAGGACCACGCCCTTGTAAGGGATAGGTTCGTTCATGATCACGTCAAAGGCGGACATGCGGTCCGTGGTCACGATAAGCAGGGTTTGCGGGTCGATCTCGTAGATATCGCGGACTTTTCCGCGAGAGAGGAGCGGAAATTCACGGATTTTTGTTTTGGTAACGATTTTCATGGGTTCTCCAAACGTTGTTCGACGCTACGGGCATGAGCTTCAAGCCCTTCCAGGCGGGCCAGACGGGCCACCTTGGAACCGTGACTGTTCATGTAGGCCTGGTCAGTGCAGATCAGGCTTGTTTTTTTGCAAAAAGTGTCCACCGACAGGGCCGATGAAAAGCGCGCTGTGGAAAGAGTGGGCAGCACGTGGTTTGGTCCCGCAAAATAATCGCCTACG is a genomic window of Desulfomicrobium baculatum DSM 4028 containing:
- a CDS encoding Tim44 domain-containing protein, which codes for MTKFSFLGAIILSLGLILLTMPDLADARRMGGGGSFGSKPSYSKSYQKPAAPTSTPSQQAAPGAAPMGGRGMFGGMLGGMLMGGLLGSLFFGGAFSGIGFMDILLIGGGLFLLMRFLRSRQPAAQTAGGPSQTHDMNRGAWDNLRTAQNHTSTSTPEYPAGFDAREFLDGAKAAYTRLQAAWDARDLDDLRQFTSTEVFAEIQSQAEADPNPGKTEILFLEASLLEVKAVGNQTIATVLFDTMLREDSTSAPAEQVREAWHFSRYETGGAKHWVVEGIQQLEK
- a CDS encoding toxin-antitoxin system HicB family antitoxin, whose amino-acid sequence is MKTLSIRGVDEDLGKLIKIAAKKEEKSVNNFVLDVLRKQVGTGKEKRFSREWHDLDSLFGSWSAEEYADIQGRIDAQRQVDDELWK
- a CDS encoding phosphoribosylaminoimidazolesuccinocarboxamide synthase: MKIVTKTKIREFPLLSRGKVRDIYEIDPQTLLIVTTDRMSAFDVIMNEPIPYKGVVLNQITLFWMDAFKDLAANHLLATDVRDFPAALAPYADELEGRAVVVRKAKPLPIECIVRGYLTGSGFKDYKATGSVCGYKLPTGLVDSAKLETPLFTPSTKADLGAHDENITLADAKSRIGEGLLKKIQELSLAIYSRGRDLAAQRGIIIADTKFEFGLNEKDILLIDEVMTPDSSRFWPADRYVPGQSQPSFDKQYLRDWLSSTEWDKTPPPPALPAEVIAETQKKYLEAFELLTGSPLQLP
- a CDS encoding enoyl-ACP reductase FabI; the protein is MLVQGKKALIFGVANDKSIAYAIAKELKDNGASIALSYAGEALKKRVEPIHEELGSEFMFQCDVADDAAIAESAEIVKEKWGNFDILVHSVAFANRDDLKGRYVDTSREGFHLAMDISAYSLVALCKAFDPLLNDNGSVMAMTYYGAEKVITNYNIMGVAKAALECSVRYLAMDLGERGIRVNAISAGPLKTLASSGISGFKTILATIEERAPLRRNIIQEDVGKTGLFLASDLSRAITGEVIYVDSGYNIMGI
- the trxC gene encoding thioredoxin TrxC; protein product: MEKIHAVCPNCRTINAVLTERIRQNPVCAKCATPLLPAHPIELTDQTFERFVSRSALPVLVDFWAPWCGPCKMMAPAFTEAAAALQGQVILAKMDTEAQRAVPSRFNIQSVPSLVLFRHGKETARTAGAMPAGQIQAWVRQQL
- a CDS encoding M20/M25/M40 family metallo-hydrolase, producing the protein MIHKERLTNTFLDLVRLDSPSGQEKPVADHLCALLSARGYDVHVDNAGSFFGGNSGNVIVRVPATGPGDAMAFSAHMDCVDPCIGVEPVLTDGVIRSATNTVLGGDDKAGISAILEALFHLEEDGIPHPELFLLFTVCEEAGMFGAKHLDFSRIKARDVIVLDSSGEVGTIIVRAPSKAGMTITFHGRAAHAGIEPEKGISAIQMAANAVSRMKLLRIDEETVANLGRIEGGGQTNIVADCVTLTGEARSHSNARLMAQIEHMRLCCVEAAQELGGNFDFSHEISYPAMDVPADSKLLHRALHACNDLNLTAAVKGTGGGSDANIFSGQGLSCINLGIGMSRVHTTDEFIRVDDMVKAVQLTAALMQR
- a CDS encoding NINE protein; translated protein: MRGENTVETHSTFMGYLLWVFGFTGAHRFYYGRPISGTIYFFTLGLLLIGWIVDLFLIPSMERTAALRFRAGRIDYSLAWILLTFLGVLGVHRMYMGKWITGILYMLTGGFFLIGYIYDFWTLNDQITVLNATNG
- a CDS encoding type II toxin-antitoxin system VapC family toxin, with amino-acid sequence MNRILIDTNIYSGALRGDQELIRVLRGAEHIGLSAISLGELFSGFKGGNREEENKRELGIFLDSPRVALYPVDEYTAEHYCSILDQLRRSGTPIPTNDIWIAAIAFQHGFALFTQDRQFSKIEGLLLR
- a CDS encoding transporter substrate-binding domain-containing protein yields the protein MIRILPLLLLTLFLSTGLGLAQEHLTCGVATGFPPYQFAIDGEPAGFDVDVAKAVCARLDTPARFEQGDWDNVVNMLLFGRIDLIVGMEINAFRHEYFEFSAPYAKRHDVVFVAANSTATSVEDLFGLVITGDRHSFVELLWKKEGIHHKIRIMQAKTKEESMDLLARGETAAAIMPLEVGKYLTRQRGLKIRMLMNPDPGSEVAIALRKGQPELLKRINEALLEMQSEGELSALARKWFSGTAKGRNRIPPVSRW
- a CDS encoding carbonic anhydrase — encoded protein: MFIKRLVLVFLLVFAPLSVMASSPGAHPVSPENGLKMLTEGNLRFALGQSTHPNTSFSRRLLTTTEGQAPFATVIACSDSRVPVEILFDQGIGDLFVIKVAGNVADTDEIGSAEYGVDHLGTPVLMVLGHSYCGAVTAVTTGAEVHGSIPALVDNIVPAVDKARHDHPDAETPELIVQAIETNVWQAIEDLLDTSHAIADRAKDGRVIVIGAVYDILTGKVNILGAHPNQTELLGGVTPPVHAEPAMHAEPAKDAHAPAEQAPAEQADAAHADPTVEKAAAEGHAEAAEAPSSGGFGFFSFIVFVLLLIGAVFVLDKKILNPDQD